From Salinirubellus salinus, the proteins below share one genomic window:
- a CDS encoding hemolysin family protein, producing MGLPASAPLRPSALVQAQVDVLGLFTLSESAFLWIGALTIVVLIGLSAFFSSSEIAMFSLAEHRVESLVEEGSRSSQVLKALKSDPHRLLVTILVGNNLVNIAMSSIATGLLAILLDNQGLAVVASTFGITALVLLFGESAPKSYAVENTESWALRISKPLKFAEQILLPLVVLFDYLTRQVNKVTGGRGAIETSYVTREEIRDIIETGEREGVIEEDERELLQRVFRFNNTIAKEVMTPRLDMDAIPKDATIDDAITTCIESGHARIPVYEGSLDNIVGVVHIRDLVRDLNYGERDGEDLKLEDIIQPTLHVPESKNVDELLAEMRQNRMPMVIVIDEFGTTEGLVTMEDLTEEIVGEILEGEEEEPIEFVDDDTALVRGEVNIEEVNEALDIELPEGEEFETIAGFIFNRAGRLVEEGEVITFDSVDIRVEEVQNTRIMKARISKVERGEVEEELEAGEVETDD from the coding sequence ATGGGGTTACCGGCGTCAGCGCCGCTCCGGCCGTCCGCGCTCGTGCAGGCTCAGGTGGACGTGCTGGGCCTGTTCACGTTGAGCGAGAGTGCCTTCCTGTGGATCGGTGCGCTCACTATCGTGGTGCTCATCGGCCTCTCGGCGTTCTTCTCCTCCTCCGAGATAGCGATGTTCTCGCTCGCCGAGCACCGGGTGGAGTCGCTCGTCGAGGAGGGCAGCCGTAGCAGCCAGGTGCTCAAGGCGCTCAAGTCCGACCCCCACCGCCTGCTCGTCACCATCCTCGTCGGCAACAACCTCGTCAACATCGCGATGTCCTCCATCGCGACCGGGTTGCTCGCCATCCTGCTGGACAACCAGGGACTCGCGGTGGTCGCCTCCACGTTCGGCATCACCGCGCTGGTCCTCCTGTTCGGTGAGTCCGCACCGAAGTCCTACGCCGTCGAGAACACCGAGTCGTGGGCGCTGCGCATCTCGAAGCCCCTGAAGTTCGCCGAGCAGATCCTCCTCCCGCTGGTCGTCCTGTTCGACTACCTCACCCGGCAGGTGAACAAGGTCACGGGTGGTCGCGGCGCCATCGAGACGTCCTACGTCACCCGCGAGGAGATACGGGACATCATCGAGACGGGCGAGCGCGAGGGCGTCATCGAGGAGGACGAGCGCGAACTCCTCCAGCGCGTCTTCCGGTTCAACAACACCATCGCCAAGGAGGTGATGACCCCGCGCCTCGACATGGACGCCATCCCGAAGGACGCGACCATCGACGACGCCATCACGACCTGTATCGAGTCCGGGCACGCCCGCATCCCGGTCTACGAGGGGTCGCTCGACAACATCGTCGGCGTCGTCCACATCCGTGACCTCGTCCGGGACCTGAACTACGGGGAACGCGACGGCGAGGACCTGAAACTGGAGGACATCATCCAGCCGACGCTGCACGTCCCCGAGTCCAAGAACGTCGACGAACTGCTGGCGGAGATGCGCCAGAACCGGATGCCGATGGTCATCGTCATCGACGAGTTCGGGACCACCGAGGGGCTGGTGACGATGGAGGACCTCACCGAGGAGATCGTCGGCGAGATACTCGAGGGCGAGGAGGAGGAGCCCATCGAGTTCGTCGACGACGACACCGCGCTCGTCCGCGGCGAGGTCAACATCGAGGAGGTCAACGAGGCACTCGACATCGAACTCCCGGAGGGCGAGGAGTTCGAGACCATCGCCGGCTTCATCTTCAACCGCGCCGGCCGCCTCGTCGAGGAGGGCGAGGTCATCACCTTCGACAGCGTCGACATCCGCGTCGAGGAGGTCCAGAACACGCGCATCATGAAGGCCCGCATCTCGAAGGTCGAGCGGGGGGAGGTCGAGGAGGAGCTGGAGGCCGGCGAGGTCGAGACGGACGACTAG
- a CDS encoding iron transporter: protein MRRRTYLTGLAGAGAAALAGCSGIVETRAIPSSPPVLSNRPSAVYFPTHVEGMSMSGMGKSGEYQFGLMYSYPHRFWNVNGTSTSMTEIQEDDDVHLMASVWDPETGTVLPDTGLTIEISRGGELVSEEVIYPMLSQPMGFHYGANFGLDGDGTYTVTVSVGGVNTRRVGGFEGRFADPASADIAFEYAQSARDEILFERTMDRAGEAAARPPMEMGMMPLSVLPEADDLPGTTRGETSTGDATLVVQSLDTVPSGVDGEGAQYLYVSARTPYNRMVVPAMGLEGTLTRDGETVFEGELTRTLHPEAKYHYGAAVPSVESGDTLGLSVTVPPQVARHEGYETAFVEMPDTEVTLS from the coding sequence ATGAGACGACGGACGTACCTGACTGGCCTCGCGGGCGCAGGGGCGGCGGCGCTCGCCGGGTGTTCCGGCATCGTCGAGACACGAGCGATACCCTCCTCCCCACCGGTCCTCTCGAACCGCCCGAGTGCGGTCTACTTCCCCACCCACGTGGAGGGGATGTCGATGTCCGGGATGGGCAAGTCCGGCGAGTACCAGTTCGGGCTGATGTACTCGTACCCACACCGGTTCTGGAACGTCAACGGGACGAGCACCTCGATGACCGAGATACAGGAGGACGACGACGTGCACCTGATGGCCTCGGTGTGGGACCCCGAGACCGGGACCGTCCTGCCCGACACGGGCCTCACCATCGAGATCTCGAGGGGGGGCGAGCTCGTCAGCGAGGAGGTCATCTACCCGATGCTCTCGCAGCCGATGGGGTTCCACTACGGCGCGAACTTCGGGCTGGACGGCGACGGCACCTACACCGTGACGGTCAGCGTCGGTGGGGTGAACACGCGCCGGGTGGGCGGGTTCGAGGGCCGGTTCGCCGACCCCGCGAGCGCCGACATCGCGTTCGAGTACGCGCAGTCGGCCCGCGACGAGATACTGTTCGAGCGGACGATGGACCGCGCGGGCGAGGCCGCGGCGCGCCCACCGATGGAGATGGGGATGATGCCACTGTCGGTGCTCCCCGAAGCCGACGACCTGCCGGGGACCACCCGCGGCGAGACGAGTACGGGCGACGCGACACTCGTCGTCCAGTCGCTCGACACGGTGCCGTCGGGCGTCGACGGCGAGGGCGCGCAGTACCTCTACGTCTCGGCCCGCACCCCGTACAACCGGATGGTGGTGCCGGCGATGGGACTGGAGGGGACGCTCACCCGCGACGGCGAGACGGTGTTCGAGGGGGAACTGACCCGCACGCTCCACCCCGAGGCGAAGTACCACTACGGGGCGGCGGTCCCGAGCGTCGAGTCGGGCGACACGCTCGGCCTGTCGGTGACGGTTCCCCCGCAGGTGGCCCGACACGAGGGCTACGAGACGGCGTTCGTCGAGATGCCGGACACGGAGGTGACGCTCTCGTGA
- a CDS encoding DUF7282 domain-containing protein: MQRSGALVLAALLVLSLVAVTPASAHINDVSADAQVSPDGTVVAESAYVASDGWIAVFADADHTEVLGFRKLAADGFQTDVTVTIDAEHWAEFDERTVHVALLGSDDDGEFEPGEDDQVLTTFGRQASEAVPLRKGPRALVTEEAFAPDWVNESTLELRRVTLPEAGHVVVRNASTGTVLGSTALAAGTHESVNVTLDEAAAFDGDGDYRLRATLHGDDGDDTYRASDPGVTANGTVVSTRFRVRRSGLATGTVPPTTSVGAGTATGAGTPTPTESFVNTPTASPTPTAADGTPGDTVGGTDTAGDGPGFGLVAAVAGLAGTALLARRRGRRGGER, encoded by the coding sequence ATGCAACGGTCCGGCGCGCTCGTCCTCGCCGCCCTCCTCGTGCTGTCGCTGGTGGCCGTGACCCCCGCGAGCGCCCACATCAACGACGTGAGCGCCGACGCGCAGGTATCGCCCGACGGGACCGTCGTCGCCGAGTCGGCCTACGTCGCCAGCGACGGCTGGATCGCCGTGTTCGCCGACGCCGACCACACGGAGGTGCTCGGCTTCCGGAAGCTCGCTGCCGACGGCTTCCAGACGGACGTCACCGTCACCATCGACGCGGAGCACTGGGCCGAGTTCGACGAGCGGACCGTCCACGTCGCCCTGCTCGGCAGCGACGACGACGGCGAGTTCGAACCCGGCGAGGACGACCAGGTACTGACGACGTTCGGACGGCAGGCGAGCGAGGCCGTCCCGCTCCGGAAGGGACCGCGGGCGCTGGTCACCGAGGAGGCGTTCGCCCCCGACTGGGTGAACGAGAGCACGCTCGAGTTGCGTCGCGTCACGCTCCCCGAGGCGGGCCACGTCGTCGTCCGGAACGCCTCGACGGGGACCGTGCTGGGGAGCACCGCGCTCGCCGCCGGCACCCACGAGTCGGTGAACGTGACGCTGGACGAGGCGGCCGCGTTCGACGGCGACGGGGACTACCGCCTGCGGGCGACCCTCCACGGCGACGACGGCGACGACACCTATCGGGCGAGCGACCCCGGCGTGACGGCCAACGGGACCGTCGTCTCGACGCGGTTCCGGGTCCGTCGGTCGGGCCTCGCGACGGGGACGGTCCCACCGACCACCTCGGTCGGTGCGGGGACGGCGACCGGAGCGGGGACCCCCACGCCGACCGAGTCGTTCGTCAACACACCGACGGCGTCGCCGACGCCGACCGCCGCCGACGGCACCCCCGGGGACACGGTCGGCGGGACCGACACCGCCGGTGACGGCCCCGGCTTCGGCCTCGTCGCGGCTGTCGCCGGACTGGCAGGGACCGCGCTGCTGGCCCGACGCCGCGGCCGCCGCGGAGGGGAGCGATGA
- a CDS encoding DUF7405 family protein: MSDTGPTRREVVKAAVAVGGAVGLSACVDAIGGESSAPAGPDDLSTLPERQHAWKGRVREDEFGNEALPRHQTLLYLNLTEEPNADARDTVEAALSTLDRALARNHEGLLHSIGYSPAYFDRHYDESLPEDLDLPEPRALSSFEDPELDRQDALLHLATDKPDLLLRVEEALTGERDTLNGTSVEAALTDVFEVDERRTGFVGAGMPHERGDQIEGVPEGNPIPEASPLFMGFKAGFAKNQATEDYVTLDSGPFAGGTTKHVSNIRQRLADWYGEQSYEERVMEMFSPGHVEQGLVEGVGENLGDDSGIDQFVDDIEIHAREYGRVGHAQKAARANRDADGNPLLLRRHFESADDDIASLHFPSLQTGISQFEAVRRAMNGEDIPQITPAVRQRVNNGILEYIFTKKRGNFLVVPRSLRALPTPTGEAE, translated from the coding sequence ATGAGCGACACCGGTCCCACTCGACGCGAGGTGGTGAAGGCGGCCGTAGCCGTGGGCGGGGCAGTGGGCCTCTCGGCGTGCGTCGACGCCATCGGCGGCGAGTCGAGCGCCCCCGCCGGCCCGGACGACCTCTCGACGCTCCCCGAGCGCCAGCACGCCTGGAAGGGCCGCGTCCGCGAGGACGAGTTCGGCAACGAGGCGCTCCCACGCCACCAGACGCTGCTCTACCTGAACCTGACCGAGGAGCCGAACGCCGACGCTCGAGACACGGTCGAGGCCGCCCTCTCCACGCTCGACCGGGCGCTCGCCCGGAACCACGAGGGGCTGCTCCACTCCATCGGCTACTCCCCGGCGTACTTCGACCGGCACTACGACGAGTCGCTGCCCGAGGACCTCGACCTGCCGGAACCGCGGGCGCTCTCCTCGTTCGAGGACCCCGAACTCGACCGGCAGGACGCCCTGCTCCACCTCGCGACGGACAAGCCGGACCTCCTCCTCCGCGTGGAGGAGGCCCTGACCGGCGAGCGCGACACGCTCAACGGCACCAGCGTGGAGGCCGCGCTCACGGACGTGTTCGAGGTGGACGAGCGCCGGACGGGGTTCGTCGGCGCCGGGATGCCCCACGAGCGTGGCGACCAGATCGAGGGCGTGCCCGAGGGCAACCCCATCCCCGAGGCGAGTCCGCTGTTCATGGGGTTCAAGGCCGGGTTCGCGAAGAACCAGGCCACCGAGGACTACGTCACGCTCGACTCGGGGCCGTTCGCCGGTGGCACGACCAAGCACGTCTCGAACATCCGCCAGCGCCTCGCCGACTGGTACGGCGAGCAGTCCTACGAGGAGCGCGTGATGGAGATGTTCTCGCCGGGCCACGTCGAGCAGGGGCTCGTCGAGGGCGTCGGCGAGAACCTCGGCGACGACTCCGGTATCGACCAGTTCGTAGACGACATCGAGATCCACGCGCGCGAGTACGGCCGGGTCGGCCACGCCCAGAAGGCCGCCCGCGCCAACCGTGACGCCGACGGGAACCCGCTCCTCTTGCGCCGGCACTTCGAGAGCGCCGACGACGACATCGCCAGCCTCCACTTCCCGTCGCTCCAGACCGGCATCTCGCAGTTCGAGGCCGTCCGGCGGGCGATGAACGGCGAGGACATCCCACAGATAACGCCGGCCGTCCGACAGCGCGTGAACAACGGCATCCTCGAGTACATCTTCACGAAGAAGCGGGGGAACTTCCTCGTCGTGCCGCGGTCGCTGCGGGCGCTGCCGACGCCGACCGGTGAGGCGGAGTAG
- a CDS encoding L-threonylcarbamoyladenylate synthase has translation MSPADTDPGIEAAARTIREGGLVVYPTETVYGLGADALNPAAVESVFEAKGRDRDKPLSLGVPSVDAALEFTTPNDRELRFMRAFLPGPVTVVVPKRDVVPDVLTGGREKVGVRVPDHEVALALFEAAETPVTATSANRSGESSSRTVDEVSPAIRERATVVDGGETPGTESTVVDVRENRVVREGAFAGAIVEWLEAE, from the coding sequence ATGTCCCCCGCAGACACCGACCCCGGAATCGAGGCCGCCGCCCGCACCATCCGCGAGGGGGGCCTCGTCGTCTACCCGACCGAGACGGTCTACGGTCTGGGGGCGGACGCGCTGAACCCCGCCGCCGTCGAGTCGGTGTTCGAGGCGAAGGGGCGCGACCGCGACAAGCCCCTCTCGCTGGGGGTCCCGAGCGTCGACGCCGCACTGGAGTTCACCACCCCGAACGACCGCGAACTGCGGTTCATGCGGGCGTTCCTCCCCGGCCCCGTCACCGTCGTCGTCCCGAAGCGCGACGTCGTCCCGGACGTGCTGACCGGCGGCCGCGAGAAGGTGGGGGTCCGGGTCCCCGACCACGAGGTGGCGCTGGCGCTGTTCGAGGCGGCCGAGACGCCCGTCACCGCCACCTCGGCGAACCGCTCGGGCGAATCCAGCAGTCGCACCGTCGACGAGGTGAGCCCCGCTATCCGGGAGCGGGCGACGGTCGTCGACGGAGGGGAGACCCCCGGCACCGAGAGCACCGTCGTCGACGTGCGCGAGAACCGCGTCGTCCGCGAGGGGGCGTTCGCCGG
- a CDS encoding redoxin domain-containing protein has translation MNLGFDVTELPAADHVEVGETAPEFTKPLVNDEFWEDVSLSELLDDGPVVLIFHSMDGDFPATYTFQSIRDDGWGEWEECEVVGVSISTPYEHREFQREWTGFEAFRFFSDPACEVGEAYGVTHDLDGMSITEHRPAAFVVDTDGTVQYAWVAEEFPAFPPYSEVREAVESL, from the coding sequence GTGAACCTCGGGTTCGACGTCACGGAACTCCCCGCCGCCGACCACGTCGAGGTGGGCGAGACGGCCCCCGAGTTCACGAAGCCACTCGTGAACGACGAGTTCTGGGAGGACGTCTCACTCTCGGAACTCCTCGACGACGGCCCGGTCGTCCTGATATTCCACTCGATGGACGGTGACTTCCCCGCCACCTACACCTTCCAGTCCATCCGCGACGACGGCTGGGGCGAGTGGGAGGAGTGCGAGGTCGTCGGCGTCAGCATCTCCACGCCGTACGAGCACCGGGAGTTCCAGCGCGAGTGGACCGGCTTCGAGGCGTTCCGGTTCTTCTCCGACCCCGCGTGTGAGGTAGGCGAGGCCTACGGCGTCACGCACGACCTCGACGGGATGAGCATCACCGAGCACCGCCCCGCGGCGTTCGTCGTCGACACCGACGGCACGGTGCAGTACGCGTGGGTCGCCGAGGAGTTCCCGGCGTTCCCACCGTACAGCGAGGTCCGCGAAGCCGTCGAGTCCCTGTAG
- a CDS encoding DUF5828 family protein, with translation MEESVAGFKERGSWVDIVEHGERVTRALKDVAEEAEVPDGPLAEWDEWRPKVEERLDEDVSEKTAEKAAVAEGEGEKAGKAPDEDVQTAGEKLSESYEHLDEPDKAVEEAKESIEHLKRAVDSAGRKAIRKVEGAVYKSVMTQVSPYYFDNELVSANLRRAGQDDYVFEVNVNDDDLKIRVSNALADLEQTVDRWHVDTEKDTEAVEVAEGVPDATEEAGTDGRSRPHTN, from the coding sequence ATGGAAGAGAGCGTCGCGGGGTTCAAAGAACGGGGGTCGTGGGTCGACATCGTCGAACACGGCGAGCGAGTCACGCGGGCGCTGAAGGACGTGGCCGAGGAGGCCGAGGTGCCCGACGGCCCCCTCGCGGAGTGGGACGAGTGGCGTCCGAAGGTCGAGGAGCGACTGGACGAGGACGTCTCGGAGAAGACGGCCGAGAAGGCCGCCGTCGCCGAGGGCGAGGGCGAGAAGGCCGGCAAGGCACCCGACGAGGACGTCCAGACCGCCGGCGAGAAGCTCAGCGAGTCCTACGAGCATCTCGACGAACCGGACAAGGCCGTCGAGGAGGCGAAGGAGTCCATCGAGCACCTGAAGCGGGCGGTCGACAGCGCGGGCCGCAAGGCGATACGGAAGGTCGAGGGGGCCGTCTACAAGTCGGTGATGACGCAGGTGTCGCCGTACTACTTCGACAACGAACTGGTGAGTGCGAACCTCCGGCGCGCGGGGCAGGACGACTACGTGTTCGAGGTCAACGTCAACGACGACGACCTGAAGATACGGGTGTCGAACGCGCTGGCCGACCTCGAACAGACCGTCGACCGCTGGCATGTCGACACCGAGAAGGACACCGAGGCGGTGGAGGTGGCCGAGGGCGTCCCCGACGCCACGGAGGAGGCCGGGACCGACGGCCGCTCGCGACCGCACACGAACTGA
- a CDS encoding DUF7282 domain-containing protein, which yields MGRSLPAVALALLACLATLAAPALAHDVNHLSADPQVSADGTVVLESAYATSDGFVVLYRGWDGRSGEVVGVTPFSASRVDVTEVPVGVDDAAWDAVDGNATVTAVLYADTDDDGTFDPATDDPQVSFGRVTQATFDVARGEAPAYVSAAGLGAQRSAGEVTVREAALADPGHLVLSLSEGGEPGRTLGHVSLDAGTHEDLRVELDRSFLASQNDTFAVFATVYADDGDGVLDADDRPVRANGSLVATRFSVRPSEGPTDGTPTPALVNTPTATETPTSTDRPTTPTATETRTPTAEDGAGFGLVVTLAALVALAVALGWNRR from the coding sequence ATGGGACGGTCCCTCCCCGCCGTCGCGCTGGCGCTCCTCGCCTGTCTCGCGACGCTCGCGGCCCCCGCCCTCGCCCACGACGTGAACCACCTCTCGGCCGACCCCCAGGTGTCGGCCGACGGTACGGTCGTCCTCGAGTCGGCCTACGCCACGAGCGACGGGTTCGTCGTCCTCTACCGGGGGTGGGACGGCCGCTCGGGCGAGGTGGTCGGTGTCACGCCGTTCTCCGCCTCGCGCGTCGACGTGACGGAGGTCCCCGTGGGCGTGGACGACGCGGCGTGGGACGCCGTCGACGGGAACGCCACGGTGACGGCGGTGCTCTACGCGGACACCGACGACGACGGGACGTTCGACCCGGCCACGGACGACCCGCAGGTGTCGTTCGGCCGGGTGACGCAGGCGACGTTCGACGTGGCCCGCGGCGAGGCCCCGGCGTACGTCTCCGCGGCCGGGCTCGGCGCCCAGCGCTCGGCCGGCGAGGTGACGGTACGGGAGGCGGCACTCGCCGACCCCGGCCACCTCGTCCTGTCGCTCTCGGAGGGGGGCGAACCGGGCCGGACGCTCGGGCACGTCTCGCTCGACGCCGGCACCCACGAGGACCTCCGGGTGGAACTGGACCGCTCGTTCCTCGCGAGCCAGAACGACACGTTCGCCGTGTTCGCGACGGTCTACGCCGACGACGGTGACGGCGTCCTCGACGCCGACGACCGGCCCGTCAGGGCGAACGGGTCGCTGGTCGCCACCCGGTTCAGCGTCAGGCCGAGCGAGGGGCCGACGGACGGGACGCCCACGCCGGCGCTGGTGAACACGCCGACGGCGACGGAGACGCCCACGTCGACCGACAGGCCGACCACGCCGACAGCGACGGAGACCCGGACCCCGACGGCCGAGGACGGCGCCGGCTTCGGCCTCGTGGTGACGCTCGCCGCACTCGTCGCGCTCGCCGTCGCGCTCGGCTGGAACCGCCGGTGA
- a CDS encoding glutaredoxin family protein, giving the protein MSAPHLTVYRLQACPFCERVVRKLDDLGLEYDSRFVEARHSRRDVVKRVAGVRTVPVLVDEETGVTMAESGNIVEYLEGTYGADASAEARAAARTDGGDA; this is encoded by the coding sequence ATGTCAGCGCCGCATCTGACCGTCTACCGACTGCAGGCCTGTCCGTTCTGCGAGCGAGTGGTTCGCAAGCTCGACGACCTGGGACTGGAGTACGACTCCCGGTTCGTCGAGGCACGCCACTCACGCCGTGACGTGGTCAAGCGCGTCGCCGGCGTCCGGACCGTCCCCGTCCTCGTCGACGAGGAGACGGGCGTGACGATGGCCGAGTCCGGCAACATCGTCGAGTACCTCGAGGGCACCTACGGCGCCGACGCGAGCGCCGAGGCCCGCGCCGCCGCTCGAACGGACGGTGGTGACGCGTGA
- a CDS encoding DUF7471 family protein, with protein sequence MANEWVLAVVLALGGVGSAGIVGLALVALVQRRSVPYLLVTLALVTLGARAVVGAFSLLGMLSIPTHHTAEHLLDVLMAGLVIAAVYTARSARRSAAAADRGYGGGEDD encoded by the coding sequence ATGGCGAACGAGTGGGTGCTGGCGGTGGTGCTCGCGCTCGGTGGGGTGGGGAGCGCCGGCATCGTCGGGCTGGCGCTCGTGGCGCTCGTCCAGCGCCGGTCGGTGCCCTACCTGCTGGTGACGCTGGCGCTCGTGACGCTCGGCGCGCGGGCCGTCGTCGGCGCGTTCTCGCTGCTGGGCATGCTCTCGATACCGACACACCACACCGCCGAGCACCTGCTGGACGTGCTGATGGCGGGGCTGGTCATCGCGGCCGTCTACACCGCCCGGAGCGCCCGGCGGTCGGCGGCCGCGGCCGACCGTGGCTACGGAGGTGGGGAGGATGACTGA
- a CDS encoding inorganic phosphate transporter, which yields MVAFSTAATLLVAAFASLFMAWAIGAGSSGSTPFAPAVGANAIGVMRAGFVVGILGLMGAVLQGANVTEAVGRELILNVTLSPTAAVVGLLTAAVLVAIGVFTGYPIATAFTVTGAVVGVGLALGGDPAWPKYREIVTLWVSVPFVGGGIAYATARLLRDERVAERLAVPALAGIVGVILVNVEFVLLGPAGEAASVAGQAAAGLSGNGALAARAGVSLLAAGLVGSALYREMVADEARGQRRFLLVLGGLVAFSAGGSQVGLALGPMLPLLDDQAFTLPLTLLLLGGGLGLLAGSWTGAPRMIKALAQDYSALGPRRSIAALIPSFAIAQTAVFFGVPVSFNEIIVSAIVGSGYAAGGAGVSGRKMGYTVLAWLGSLILAGTVSYGLFLAVDAVL from the coding sequence ATGGTCGCGTTCTCGACAGCGGCGACACTCCTCGTCGCGGCGTTCGCCAGCCTGTTCATGGCGTGGGCCATCGGCGCCGGATCCTCGGGGTCGACGCCGTTCGCCCCCGCCGTCGGCGCGAACGCCATCGGCGTGATGCGCGCCGGCTTCGTCGTCGGGATCCTCGGTCTCATGGGCGCCGTCCTGCAGGGCGCGAACGTCACCGAGGCCGTCGGTCGAGAACTCATCCTGAACGTCACGCTCTCGCCGACCGCGGCGGTGGTCGGCCTGCTCACCGCGGCCGTCCTCGTCGCCATCGGCGTGTTCACCGGCTACCCCATCGCTACGGCGTTCACCGTCACGGGGGCCGTCGTCGGCGTCGGGCTCGCACTGGGTGGTGACCCCGCGTGGCCCAAGTACCGAGAGATCGTCACGCTCTGGGTCTCCGTGCCGTTCGTCGGCGGCGGCATCGCCTACGCCACGGCCCGCCTCCTGCGCGACGAGCGTGTCGCCGAACGGCTCGCGGTCCCGGCGCTCGCGGGCATTGTCGGCGTCATCCTCGTCAACGTGGAGTTCGTCCTGCTCGGGCCGGCCGGTGAGGCCGCGAGCGTCGCCGGGCAGGCCGCCGCCGGCCTCTCCGGGAACGGTGCGCTCGCCGCTCGCGCAGGCGTCTCGCTCCTCGCCGCCGGCCTCGTCGGGAGCGCGCTCTACCGCGAGATGGTCGCCGACGAGGCGCGGGGCCAGCGCCGGTTCCTCCTCGTCCTCGGCGGCCTCGTCGCGTTCTCCGCCGGCGGGTCGCAGGTGGGACTGGCGCTCGGGCCGATGCTCCCGCTCCTGGACGACCAGGCGTTCACGCTACCGCTCACACTCCTGTTGCTCGGTGGCGGGCTCGGCCTGCTCGCCGGGTCGTGGACCGGCGCGCCGCGGATGATAAAGGCGCTCGCACAGGACTACTCGGCGCTCGGGCCACGGCGCTCCATCGCCGCGCTCATCCCCTCGTTCGCCATCGCGCAGACGGCCGTCTTCTTCGGGGTGCCCGTCTCGTTCAACGAGATCATCGTCAGCGCCATCGTCGGGTCGGGCTACGCGGCGGGCGGTGCCGGCGTCTCCGGGCGGAAGATGGGGTACACGGTGCTCGCGTGGCTCGGGTCGCTGATACTCGCCGGGACGGTGAGTTACGGGCTGTTCCTCGCGGTGGACGCCGTGCTGTGA
- a CDS encoding winged helix-turn-helix transcriptional regulator, whose product MTETRDLIAARVRADPGVHFNELVRALDLAPGQVQYHLRRLEWVVAADLYGQTHYYPPGYDADERRALALLRRETAADVVAVLLEAGALPATDVAERVGIARSTLSWHLDRLTEAELVRDDRDARNRVVLSLVDPEGTARLLRRAEPSTPGRLVDRFTRLVDSLLAE is encoded by the coding sequence ATGACTGAGACCCGCGACCTGATCGCCGCTCGCGTTCGCGCGGATCCCGGGGTCCACTTCAACGAACTCGTCCGGGCGCTCGACCTCGCGCCGGGACAGGTCCAGTACCACCTCCGTCGGCTGGAGTGGGTTGTGGCGGCCGACCTCTACGGGCAGACCCACTACTACCCGCCGGGGTACGACGCGGACGAACGGCGGGCGCTGGCGCTCCTCCGCCGGGAGACGGCGGCGGACGTGGTGGCGGTCCTGCTGGAGGCGGGGGCGCTCCCGGCGACCGACGTGGCCGAGCGGGTCGGCATCGCCCGGAGCACGCTCTCGTGGCACCTCGACCGACTCACCGAGGCCGAACTGGTGCGCGATGACCGGGACGCCCGCAACCGGGTCGTGCTCTCGCTGGTCGACCCCGAAGGGACCGCCCGGCTGTTGCGCCGGGCCGAGCCCTCCACACCGGGGCGGCTGGTCGACCGGTTCACGCGGCTGGTCGACTCGTTACTGGCCGAGTGA